From the genome of Labrus bergylta chromosome 12, fLabBer1.1, whole genome shotgun sequence, one region includes:
- the b4galt3 gene encoding beta-1,4-galactosyltransferase 3 isoform X1 — translation MACFGRSLDSPCTLALLVGFQFAFVLYFSLGGFRGLVSVLVHTTEPEFDYSRPHDVYTNLSHLGVPPPPPRNSGTGPPATAPPLRDCQIPSPLLVGPVSVHLTSPLSLEEIRQRNPLVSPGGRYRPPDCDPRHHTAIVVPYRNRQTHLRALLYHLHPFLQRQQIHYSIYIVQQVRSCWGNSTFNRAKLLNVGVREALKDEDWSCIFLHDVDLLPENDHNTYTCHKQFPTHQSVAMDKFRYRLPYSQYFGGVSAVTPDQYMKMNGFPNQYWGWGGEDDDIAARVRLSGMKIMRPPVAIGHYKMIKHKGDRGNEQNPRRFDLLKRTRLNWRSDGLNSLTYELLSKELEPLYTNITVNIGDDPRLPPGKAPSPGKTTTPVHQRSISSKSGSTAKQEQRQESKKGAEAANLTVLKSADDKTEPAQSKAANQTTQEKTGVMK, via the exons ATGGCGTGCTTTGGCCGCTCTCTGGACTCGCCATGCACACTGGCCCTGCTGGTGGGGTTCCAGTTTGCCTTTGTTCTCTATTTCTCCCTCGGGGGCTTCAGAGGCTTGGTGTCTGTCTTGGTGCACACAACAGAGCCGGAGTTCGATTACTCTCGACCTCATGACGTCTATACCAACCTCAGTCATCTGGGAGTACCGCCTCCCCCACCCCGCAACTCTGGCACTGGACCCCCTGCTACAGCGCCACCGCTGAGAGACTGCCAGATCCCCTCCCCACTGCTAG TTGGTCCCGTGTCGGTCCATCTTACCTCTCCTCTGTCTTTGGAGGAGATCAGACAGAGAAACCCTTTAGTGTCACCAGGCGGACGCTACAGGCCCCCGGACTGTGATCCCCGCCACCATACAGCGATAGTGGTACCATATCGGAATCGGCAGACGCACCTCAGAGCCCTCCTCTACCACCTGCACCCCTTTCTGCAAAGACAGCAGATCCACTACAGCATCTATATTGTACAGCAGGTCAGgtcatgt TGGGGGAACAGTACTTTTAACCGAGCCAAGCTGCTGAACGTTGGGGTGCGGGAGGCCCTCAAAGATGAAGACTGGAGCTGCATCTTCCTGCATGACGTTGACTTGCTGCCTGAGAACGACCACAACACCTACACCTGCCACAAGCAGTTCCCCACACATCAGTCTGTGGCCATGGACAAGTTCAGATACAG GCTTCCGTACTCACAGTATTTTGGAGGGGTGTCTGCGGTGACACCAGACCAGTACATGAAGATGAATGGTTTCCCTAACCAGTACTGGGGCTGGGGTGGAGAGGATGATGACATCGCTGCGAG AGTACGCCTGTCTGGTATGAAGATCATGCGCCCCCCAGTGGCCATTGGTCATTACAAGATGATCAAGCATAAAGGAGATCGAGGCAATGAGCAAAACCCACGCAG ATTTGACCTTCTGAAAAGGACCAGACTCAACTGGCGTTCCGACGGCCTCAACTCTCTGACTTACGAGCTCCTCTCCAAAGAGCTGGAGCCTTTATACACAAACATCACGGTAAACATTGGAGACGATCCCCGTCTGCCCCCGGGGAAAGCACCTAGCCCTGGGAAAACAACAACTCCTGTCCACCAACGTAGCATCAGCAGCAAGAGCGGGAGCACTGCCAAACAGGAGCAGAGGCAAGAGAGCAAAAAAGGGGCTGAGGCAGCAAATCTGACCGTGCTCAAGTCTGCTGATGACAAGACAGAACCTGCTCAATCAAAGGCAGCAAATCAAACGACACAGGAGAAGACGGGCGTGATGAAGTAG
- the b4galt3 gene encoding beta-1,4-galactosyltransferase 3 isoform X2 codes for MACFGRSLDSPCTLALLVGFQFAFVLYFSLGGFRGLVSVLVHTTEPEFDYSRPHDVYTNLSHLGVPPPPPRNSGTGPPATAPPLRDCQIPSPLLVGPVSVHLTSPLSLEEIRQRNPLVSPGGRYRPPDCDPRHHTAIVVPYRNRQTHLRALLYHLHPFLQRQQIHYSIYIVQQWGNSTFNRAKLLNVGVREALKDEDWSCIFLHDVDLLPENDHNTYTCHKQFPTHQSVAMDKFRYRLPYSQYFGGVSAVTPDQYMKMNGFPNQYWGWGGEDDDIAARVRLSGMKIMRPPVAIGHYKMIKHKGDRGNEQNPRRFDLLKRTRLNWRSDGLNSLTYELLSKELEPLYTNITVNIGDDPRLPPGKAPSPGKTTTPVHQRSISSKSGSTAKQEQRQESKKGAEAANLTVLKSADDKTEPAQSKAANQTTQEKTGVMK; via the exons ATGGCGTGCTTTGGCCGCTCTCTGGACTCGCCATGCACACTGGCCCTGCTGGTGGGGTTCCAGTTTGCCTTTGTTCTCTATTTCTCCCTCGGGGGCTTCAGAGGCTTGGTGTCTGTCTTGGTGCACACAACAGAGCCGGAGTTCGATTACTCTCGACCTCATGACGTCTATACCAACCTCAGTCATCTGGGAGTACCGCCTCCCCCACCCCGCAACTCTGGCACTGGACCCCCTGCTACAGCGCCACCGCTGAGAGACTGCCAGATCCCCTCCCCACTGCTAG TTGGTCCCGTGTCGGTCCATCTTACCTCTCCTCTGTCTTTGGAGGAGATCAGACAGAGAAACCCTTTAGTGTCACCAGGCGGACGCTACAGGCCCCCGGACTGTGATCCCCGCCACCATACAGCGATAGTGGTACCATATCGGAATCGGCAGACGCACCTCAGAGCCCTCCTCTACCACCTGCACCCCTTTCTGCAAAGACAGCAGATCCACTACAGCATCTATATTGTACAGCAG TGGGGGAACAGTACTTTTAACCGAGCCAAGCTGCTGAACGTTGGGGTGCGGGAGGCCCTCAAAGATGAAGACTGGAGCTGCATCTTCCTGCATGACGTTGACTTGCTGCCTGAGAACGACCACAACACCTACACCTGCCACAAGCAGTTCCCCACACATCAGTCTGTGGCCATGGACAAGTTCAGATACAG GCTTCCGTACTCACAGTATTTTGGAGGGGTGTCTGCGGTGACACCAGACCAGTACATGAAGATGAATGGTTTCCCTAACCAGTACTGGGGCTGGGGTGGAGAGGATGATGACATCGCTGCGAG AGTACGCCTGTCTGGTATGAAGATCATGCGCCCCCCAGTGGCCATTGGTCATTACAAGATGATCAAGCATAAAGGAGATCGAGGCAATGAGCAAAACCCACGCAG ATTTGACCTTCTGAAAAGGACCAGACTCAACTGGCGTTCCGACGGCCTCAACTCTCTGACTTACGAGCTCCTCTCCAAAGAGCTGGAGCCTTTATACACAAACATCACGGTAAACATTGGAGACGATCCCCGTCTGCCCCCGGGGAAAGCACCTAGCCCTGGGAAAACAACAACTCCTGTCCACCAACGTAGCATCAGCAGCAAGAGCGGGAGCACTGCCAAACAGGAGCAGAGGCAAGAGAGCAAAAAAGGGGCTGAGGCAGCAAATCTGACCGTGCTCAAGTCTGCTGATGACAAGACAGAACCTGCTCAATCAAAGGCAGCAAATCAAACGACACAGGAGAAGACGGGCGTGATGAAGTAG